The genomic segment GAGGTCGCAACCCCATGATACACAAGCTACAATGCTGTCCTTTATGTCTGTCTATCAATCTGTCTAtcgatgcatatatatatatatatatatatatatatatatatatatatatatatatatatatatatatatatatatatatataaaccgacAGGTGGCTATAATGCCAGAGGAATGcagtatttaatatatgaataagTCAAGAAAATAactgaggcaaggttggatagtaaatacgactttcaactttatatattttgtttaaatacagctgatacagcataagtaaatacataaataacataaataaataacagaaaatgtttttgaagttcataccgtatagtTACCAAAGTTTTTCTCCGTCtagtttgctgactgctgcataatccagtttatatcccacccgtcatatttgtttacattgtcGAGCTGAATTTTTTTGAATTTcagagtcagaaaacagtgacagtgacattttaatcaccattttagtgtttgagctaaaatatatatatatatatatatatatatatatatatatatttatatatatatatatatatatatatatatatatatatatatttatatatatatatatatatacataattagaggattatatataaaatatttagagCAATATCTGAGGATCCTATCAATGTAAAGTTCGCTGTAAGGTAACTTTTTGAATAAGTCAGAGCTTATGcattttcttttgatttaaaaGTTCAGAAAGCATAATGattttttgtgatttggcacattTTCCAAAGCAATTGTACCATGGATAGTTGGTGCTGTCTAAAGAACAATTGTATTAAAGAGCAACTGAAATGCAGTTGTCACACAAGGCATTATCACAAATAGGTGGGCATGGGAGAAAGCATCATTCTTTTCAGTCAAGCAAGCTCAGAAAAACAAAGCACTTGCAAAAATGCTCCATTTCTCCCTGTCATTCAATGCCTCTTAatgactggtaaaaaaaaaaaaaaaaaaaaaaaatctttgagatGAATAAGGTTGTCATCATGCAGAATTAGGCTGACAAGGAAAGACTGAATAGGCAACAATCAGATGCTTAAATGCTTTCAGAGGGCAGGCAGACCCAGTTTCAAACGAAAGGTACTGCATCCCTGCTCTCAACAGGCGCTTATCTAGAACTTAACAGCTCAGGGGCTACACCTGTATTTGTATGATACACATCTTAGCAAAGCAAtgtgaagcatttaaaaaaatcacctttAGTTGACTACAGAGaacaaatatgtattattattattattattattattattattattattattattattagtcgtcatagtagtaatattttataatatggaATAATGTGCACATAGTAAGGCTACAATCCATCAGAGGATTCTAGTGGCATATCAACATCACGTCATGCTTGAGCTGTTTTATACTGCAGCATACatgttaactaatgtattctttttatgatgtttgcagtccACCTGAGTGGTTCTTGTAATGTTCtaataagtctgtgttaaggtgttcAGGAGTTGCTCTTTAGTTCTAATTGTCTGCCATAGGTCAGCCAAAGTGTTTTAATAGAAATAAGATCCAGCGAGTTATCTGCCACCTACAccaagtttccttttttttttttttgttggcaatACAGTCTTGTTATAGATGGTGCTTACTAATATCAAGAGCTCTATGTGTtgtatacattgtttttattgtaaaagcatacccacattttaaaatagaCAAATATCacagtagcagtgtggagtagtggttagggctctagactcttgactggagggctgtgggttcaatccctggtggaggacACTTTTGCTGTACCCTAGAGCAAggtactgtataaatgggtaattgtatgtaaaaataaagtgatatcttgtaacaattgtaagttgccctggataagggcatctgctaagaaaataataggataacattttttttaaaacaattaagtcctctttaaaaaagaaagtctgtATCCAACTTCATCACCCAAGTGGTTAAAAATCAATGTAGCACTGCTCTCATGTATACTGTGATATAAAGTTGCAGTTCAGGGGTATTTCTGGCCTTGTCTGTGACCATGTTAAACAACACAGTCATTCACTTCCCACCTGTTTCATCTTCTCTCCGAAGTCAAACGTTTTCCAGTGCTTAGGTACTAAGAAACACTTCCAaaacattgaatttatttttccttCCCACTTGTGGTTTATGTGTTTTAGTTCAAATCTGAAGTGGCAAATTGTCTCGTGCCGCACACGACAGACCATGTCTGAGGCTCATTTGCAGTCTGTTAGCACTGGTAGACGTTTATGTTAGGCAGCAGTTTCAAAACTCTTCAGTGGTGAATTGCAAGTCTTCTATAGGATTAGCATAGGCACCTGGTTATTACAAGGCCCCTGAACTGACTGCACATTCTGAGTTGCAAGCTGAATAGAAAtaccttttttaaaaagctgcaaggCAAACAAATACATGATATGCATTTTTAAAGTGTGTAATTATATTTAATTCACTTGACATAAGCTAAAGCAAGACAGAGTGTAAATTTGGTAAAAGACAAGTTTTGTTTTGGAATTAAGTAATtaagttatcattattatttatttcttggcagacgcccttatccagggcgacttacaattgttacaagatatcacattatttttacatacaattacccatgtatacagttgggtttttactggagcaatctaggtaaagtaccttgctcaaaagtACAGctctgtgtcccccacctgggattgaacccacaaccctctggtcaagagtccagagccccactacactgctgcccaagatTAGGAAAtgtttacatataaataaaaaggaaaaacaaatgtcAACAAAATCTTTTTCTCTTCTGATACAAAAGGCtcaacaggttaaaaaaaaacagatttaaaaagcagtaaattaaaaaaaaaaagtccattcaCAGCTTTTCAAGCAGTTTAACTGATGTGAGAAAATCTGTATGCAGCCAGTTACGAGATACTGCCCTTCCCCCCACCACAACAGGCGAGCACCTCAACTCAGCCTGCATAACTGTTTGATTGCTTAAGCCCGGTGGTCAGACAATAGAACCAGAAAGAATGGctgcttccttccttcctgtTGAGTGCTCTGCCTGAGTGAACAGATTCAATAGCACTCTGCTTCACAGCAACACTGGACTGCAGTGCGAGCTAAAATCAACAAAGAGCCATTCTAGGCATTTCCAATTGCACCTCAGTCAAGCCACTGAGCTGAGGAATACTTTGTTTAGAACTTGCGTGTGTGTATTTGTAAGGGGGGGCAGGAGGAGGTGAAGGGATATACAGCCTCTCTTCCTATATGCACAGATTCAATCTGTTTCACAAATTGAAGCAGACATTTTCAGTGcatttaatatacagtgccttgcaaaagtattgccctaacgaggacacaattaccttaccattggcctccacctgtgaaccattaaagttgctgtcacattttctggataaaaaccccactgttgaaggatcattggtcaggctgtgaatctgaaggaaaatgaagaccaaagagcattctacagaagttagagataaagtaatacaaatgcatagattagggaaatggtacaaaataatatccaagtgtttgggtatcccagtgagcacagttggatcaataatcaggaagtggaagctgcatcacaccacccaggcactgccaagaaaaggccgtccctcaaaactcagcgctcaaacaagaaggagacttgtgagagaagccacagagaggccaacaatcactttgaagaagctacagagttcagtggctgggagtggattAATGGtacaccagtcaaccatatcaagagctctgcataacactggcctgtatgggagggtggcaagaaagaaagccattactcaaaaagtaccatctgaaagcacgtctggagtttgccagaaagcatgagagaaaaggttttgtggtcagatgagaccaaggtagagctttttggccaaaactcaaagcgctatgtgtggcgcaaacctaacattgcccatgcctcaagacacaccatccctgcagtgaagtatggtggtagcagcatcatgctgtggggatgcttctcatcagcagggactgggcatcttgttaaaattgaaagaagaatggatggagcaaaatacagggaaatactgcaagagaatctgcttcagtctgctaaaaagctgaagcttgggaggaaattcacctttcagcaggacaatgatcccaagcacaaggccaaagcaacattggagtggctcaagaacaaaaaggtgaatatcctacagtggcccagtcaaagtcctgatctcaatcccattgagaatctgtggcactatttgaaaattgcggtccacaagcgtcgtccaaccaacctgaacaacctggagcaaatctgccaagaagaatgggccaaaatcactccgacactgtgtgcaaagctggtacatacttaccccaaaagacttaaagctgttattgcagcgaaaggtggctctaccaaatattaaagtgagagggttgaatacttatgcaagaaagatatttcagttttttatttttcttaaaaatattttccaacataaaaccaatgtcaccttacaataattgattttgagtttcagtgttttaaaatatcaaacagaacaaaatttcaatgtaccatttctaattcagtaatatgagagaattggtcaggggtctgaatacttttgcaaggcactgtgtatatatatatatatatatatatatatatatatatatatatatatatatatatatagttttgttaattattacaGTTATATAAGAATACAAAATGAatatgaatttattttgaaagcttaaatgtatttttttttttcaagaacatATGCATTTAAAATTACTTCAGTTCGCCAGTAGCTTTTGTTGGGACGACAAATAATGATATTTCTGGATCAGTTCATATTAGACAGAAAACTAATTACAATCAATCCACTGTATTCATACATATACATGCTTGACCTACTTTACCAGTAAACCATTCACAAATAGTCTTTCTGAAAAACATGCTGTAAGGTTGCACTAACCATAAAACATTGGTGGTAACATTTTTCCGATTTgaatcaggtttatacatttaGCAAGCTCCTTTTGTAACTGTAGGCTAATTTGGTTTGCATCTAGGTGTGTGCATACACAGGCAGGCTTTCACAGGGTGTCATATTTCCGCTATAATCAGTAGGGCTTTTGTGCTTGAGCCACATTAAAAAGGCCTTTAAGGTTGAAATGCAGTACAGCTCAACTCTCCCTTCTGAGCATCCTGTACTCTTCTGAGGCAAGCTCATCCCCATTagcacacaaatacaaaacacacacaaacagaaagcCCTTTCCAGGAATACCAATTAGGGGCAGGTAGTTGAGGGGCTTAGAAAGCTGAGATAGCCAAGTCCATAGAAAAAAAGGATGAATACATGAGAGGCTGAATATGGGGTAAACTGTTCAGCTTTTGTCATTTAAAGTGACATCTTTAACCCTTTGCCTTCAGAGCTACTTGTCACCAACCACCTATTGTTTCTAATGTACAACAGTTAAGATAATGAGGGAAAGGAAGTTTAAAAACTTGATTTAAAATAAGGAATGTTCCTATTTGAACATGTTTTACAGACTATTCATGATTATAAAGAGGTATTTTTACAACATAATGCATTAGAAGCTATGCATGATAGGGCTTAGACCCAGGGATCCAATGCTCTCATAGACTGTGCagcaaaaataaaatggcaaaataaaactaaagcaaacatctgtattttaaaatagtgtCATTTTGGATAATTATATATCATCTTGTTATTCACATGCCACTAGTTTTCTTTGCCTTTTtatctcaataaataaataaataaatgtcctcAATAACCACGTAAGTGCTTCTGATTGTAAATAAATAGATTGTAAGTAAGGCTATAGCAAAAGTCCATCCCAACACAATTACCGTTGAgtgaaaagtaaaaaagaaatataGTATCTTCACTCACTGTCCAAGTGGACAGAGGAGTTGAAGTCCAGCAAGTTGGAACATTATTAATGTGTGACTGCATTTTTGTTGCATGTCATTATTGTTCATTAAGGTGCACATATATGTTTTGCCAGTTAACAGGGCCTTGgagtaaaaagacaaacaggaCAACCTAGTCCTGTAACATTGGGAGTTAAAGGCAGTTACTTGGAAGGCCATGTATCTTCAAGCACTGGGTGGTCCTGTGAAAGCATGTTTCCAGTTACACAGGTTTGCTAATAAACTAAAGATCAAGTGAGCCTTCACAGAACTTCAGcgaccacactttttttttcctagGAGAGGAAATTACTGGAAACCACATGGAACTCAAAAGGTATAGCATTGTTTCCTGGAGGTAAGAATAGCACGCCAGTCCTGATTTTGAACATTGTCACTACTGAATATCCAACAGCTGAAGACAATATGAAATACAAAAATGTGCTATAGGTTTATGAACAAGACAGTGTACATTCAGACATTATTGTATTTCCTGGGTAAGATATGAAGGCAGCAGCACAAACTGTGTTGGATTTACAATAGCCTTCCATGTGTTCCTGATTTCAGACGGGATCATACATACAATGAAACACCTGCAGATAAACAGTAAGGACTCTGAAGTAGGGTAATAAGGCCCAAGTTTCAGCATACAATCAgtctaaaatactgtatttaaatactaaGAAATGATAAAGCTGGGTACTGCAGCTGGTTGTCTTTTGCAAAGCATTCTGTTGTTGGGCATCAAGTCTCCAGTATACCAACCAGGTATACAGGAAAATAAAATCAGGGAAAATGAGTACTAATAGAGTAGCATACAACACAGGTGACAACTCACATTATATATCAAATCGtcaggaaatattttttttattattttactgtgactaatttttcaattccaattccttttaaaaaagtaattcccAATTCCAACTTCTTGCTTtttactgttttatgtttttatgtttgcaTGGGAGTTGCTTTTGTAGACATCCCAATCCATGTGACAAATGCAGGATTTCCACTCACTGTATTCCTTGTTAACAGTTCAgtccattatttttaaaaaatgcattttaaatacagaCCCACTCTGCAAAATCTGCAATTGTCAGTCCAATTTGAGACGTCCCCCTTTCTGGCACTTAATGCAATTGATTTGAGgtgtttttaaaagcacaatgTTTTCTCcactttactttattttaataCCTGATATGCATGTGTGTACTCTAAACATCTGGTACACAGTTGAGTTGGGTACAAAGCTCAAGTGCAGCATATGCTTCCCAATCATCAGCCTACCAGAAAGCCTGCTAAATCATTCAGCTGCTCTACAACTTCCAGATGCATgcttggaaggaaaaaaaaaaaaaaaaagattccagtCTAGCTTGAAAGGGAAACCAGCAGCCAACTTCTGTTCTTTTCTTCCTCTCTTTAAAAGATAAAAAGCTTTTTGGATTTTTATTTCCTGTAAGACTCCAGATTTGTATATCACTGGACCCTGCTAGTAAGAACTGTAAAAACATGCACATCCtgctagccccccccccccccccctttcaacAACTTTATTGAAACCACATTAAGATAACCACTATGTAAAACCGGACTGAAGTGAAATGTCATAATCCTCTTACCGATATAATTTGAttggaaaaaaaataagacaCACAAGGAGTAATGGAACCCTGCTAATTCCAGTACATTAGTAAGATTTTACCAATTCATTCCCTGCAGTATCCTTGTACATGTGAACCTACATTCTAACAGGTCACTGACGTTGCTGTACTCTTCTTCAGATGTTTTTCATAGCTACGGTTTTCATTTTAGATCATGCCCGTCGAcgaaggctctactgtgtggtagttgaTGGTCAATTACCACACAGTAAAGCCATCAATCGAGAGGGCGCTATCGCTATTAGTAAACAATTGTCTGTGTCTTAgttgtttgttgttgaaagatgcggTCTGAGCGCCAGTCAAGCTGAAAGGCTCCGATTGGCAGACTTGGCTGTTgcgggtacaggattggttgctttcgtcagtgcaaagtattgattggctggttttggtggataataaaatacatttggaccaattgtgtttttgtttagtattgACTGTCCAAAAGTCAGAACTTGCGCAGATAGATTTTcaatttgattcacaggtgatgcaGTGACATTCCAGCAGGTGTCTACTGTCTATTAATGCCcgctatagctggaagctgattgatgatactgaatcgttttctaataataatttcaaaagaaTGAGTGCACATGAAGATTAGACATGCAGAACAATTGAAATCAAGATAACCCAGACAAGGTTCAAGGTTTATTGTGAGGGATGTATCAAATCTGAGCATGGGCTGTCTTTACCAATTCAAAAAATGGAGGTATGATATGAGCCTTTAAATACAGACTGACTCATCTTCACTCTGTTTCAGTAAATCATTTTTAGTTTTGATgctgagatagatagatatagatagattgatagagcACCAAAACTAAAACAATTTGCTGAATTGATACACTTCAAGCCAGTATACTGATGTACCAACTCTCAGATagtgtaaactgcagtgtaaccACTAAACAGAACACTGGTTCATTGAATCAATACATATTGTAATCAAAACTGACTTTATAATAATCCCACTAAGAGGGTTTCACTGCAATTACATCCATTTAAAAACAGATCTTTTGTAAGTATTCAGATGAACAAGTTGTATCAAAACAtagaaaaaaaccccacaaaactCCATTGTTTAATTTCAAACgttaatatattttctattttatagTGAACATATGCATCTGATTTGCGTCACCCTTATCTGCAGAAACAGTTTTTTTCTCCCCCCCATTTAAAAAAGGATGATATTTTGAAGATGcctcttaaaataaatattttttttttttataaaataataaaacttcaaataaatattcTTTACACTAAATGTTGAAAAATTAGAAAATAAAGGCAGTTTCTTATGGTCACTGTACAATATACATGTAGCTGAGGGGAGATTCATGTATTTGTGGGCTTTTGTCCAAGGCAAAATAGACTAATATAAAATATACGGATTGATTCACATTCAACCAAATGTACAACATATTAGTATAATATTTTATCAGGATGCCATTGCTATGGCACCATTGTTTTCACAGttgaaatattatatatacaaaaatataacacATTATCTCTGgcagaaaacaaaagtaaatttGCTAATATACATATTTTGCAAGTACTATTCACAACAATACACTGATCAGGAGTGTTTACAGCTTTAGCTTATCAGTTATATTACAAGTGAAGAATTACATTTCTGGACgagctttcaaaaaaaaaaaaagcccaaaaaaacacaaatcgTGTCACTTCAAACAGTGAAGTAAATCCCCCAACCCCTGGTACTACAGTGCCAGAACTACAACTTTGTTATAAGTTTGTTGTGGATGATGCAAGTCCTTACTAGAGATGTGCTGCCTATGTTGGTTTCTCAAAATTCCGAGGCGGGGCATTTGGAACTTTGCAACAGACTGTATTGGTGTTTTTGCACCTGCAGCCAGGACGCTTGACACAGTCGTAACAGCCCTGGCACAATTTAAGGCAACCCTTGCCAGGAAGATAACACAACAGGCAAGGCAAAAAGAAGGACATAAAACCCATGGCAGACCACCGAGCAAAACAGTTAGACCGATGACACGAGCAAGGGTTGTCTGCACAGTTATCCTCGTCATCAGTAGAGCAGTGGTAAAAGAGGCCCTTAACACAGCAGACACAAGTACCATAGTCCACCATGTTCTGTGCCGAGCAAAGGCAGCGCTTGTCACAGACCCAGCATGAGGGAAGAGCCCTTGGAGAAGTGCACTCCTCACACTTGCATTTCCCACAGTCCTCACAGCGGTACATGTGCTTGCTGCATTTCTCCACACTTAAGGGCTTCAGCTCTGATTTAAGTTCCGAAGGCTTGGGCTGCAGCCTGATTATCTGGTCCATTACTGGCCCTGGCGGGGAGGGAAGAGGAGCCCCTAAAAGCCTATGCTCAGAAGAAGTACTACTTGTACTTGTCCTTGTACTACTCCTTGAACCAGTGCTCATTATACTTGTAGAACGGGTCAAAGGGTCCCAAGAAGAATGTgtgtgatgatggtggtggtgttgtCCCCTCTGGTTGAACCTCTGATGCTCCTGCTCACTTAAGCCGTGCACCCTTTCTGTTTTTTGCTGGGAAGGTTGGCAAGTGACAGGTTTACTCCCAGGTCTGGGAGCCACCGTAGGTCCTTCTGTGTACTCATTGGTACTTCTTATTATCCTGATCTGGTCAAGCGACAACACCTGGACCTGATGAGTCAAGACATCCCTTGGGTCTGGTTCTCCTGTATGCTGCCTCCCAGTGTCACGCAGAAAATGCAGCAGGGCGGGAGAACCACTGCCGTTTTGAGTTCTTGTCTCCATCTGTACTCTGAAGAGTGATCACTCCAGCAGGCTTAGAACACATCTGAAATCCTAGAGAAaatacacattgaaaaataaactttAGTGCATTTCATTTGGAACACTGCAATTCAGCTAACAAGGCAAGCTAACAAAGCATAATGACTGTGTATTTTACCCACCTTCCAGTACATTATATCTAGTCTGTAATTAAAATGAACTCTTTAgggtttatatttttattttataaaaaacacTGAATAGTTTAGGAGAATGTTATACTGTTTAAGCCTTATTTACTGAATTACACAAAAATAGATTCTTGGTGGGAGAAGTaggtttaaaaaaagattttaaacgcCTACAAAAATGAAAACGGTCATAAGCCATAACAATCACAAGTTTCCATATGTATTTCACACCGTATATTAGTGTTAAATATAACCAAGACCTGCTTCATAGAAAGACCAAAACCACATTTCCATGGCCGGAAGCtacagcaaaaaacaaatgaGTACTACTTTCCATTGAGCAGATTAGTATGTACAGCATATAGtaccaaaaatacattaaaagacaTAAAACACATAGCACATTTTACAGTTAAGTCCAGTTAGCTTAACTTTGGAGGAAGTAACTGATCCCAGCCtatatatcttcaaatgaactGTTAAACAAGATTgcacagattacagtactttgatcaagttaaataagaatacaaaaatacaaatattaacacaaaatactaacacaaataataataataataataataataataataaatactgaataaaaaaataggTGTATAGAAAATGCCTCCACGTTCAGTTTTGTTTAAAATCCATATGGTTCAGTTTTGACCACATTTCAATTATCACGCGAAAATGATCAAATGGATTCTGCAAGCCTTTTGGAAACATGAAAACTCAATCTTTTAAAATCAACGGTTCCCCCCTACATTTACTGTAAGGTGAAGTGAAGTGCccctaccccccacccccacccccacccccccttttcACAAATCTACAGGAAGTTAGCTGTGGGGATGTAGGCAATGTA from the Acipenser ruthenus chromosome 9, fAciRut3.2 maternal haplotype, whole genome shotgun sequence genome contains:
- the LOC117405359 gene encoding protein sprouty homolog 2-like codes for the protein METRTQNGSGSPALLHFLRDTGRQHTGEPDPRDVLTHQVQVLSLDQIRIIRSTNEYTEGPTVAPRPGSKPVTCQPSQQKTERVHGLSEQEHQRFNQRGQHHHHHHTHSSWDPLTRSTSIMSTGSRSSTRTSTSSTSSEHRLLGAPLPSPPGPVMDQIIRLQPKPSELKSELKPLSVEKCSKHMYRCEDCGKCKCEECTSPRALPSCWVCDKRCLCSAQNMVDYGTCVCCVKGLFYHCSTDDEDNCADNPCSCHRSNCFARWSAMGFMSFFLPCLLCYLPGKGCLKLCQGCYDCVKRPGCRCKNTNTVCCKVPNAPPRNFEKPT